In Alkalihalobacillus sp. TS-13, the following are encoded in one genomic region:
- the wecB gene encoding non-hydrolyzing UDP-N-acetylglucosamine 2-epimerase — protein sequence MKFITILGARPQFIKAAPVSRELRKRHTELIVHTGQHYDKNMSDIFFEELNIPKPDYNLEIGSSSHGKQTGRMLEKVEDILLTETPDYVLVYGDTNSTLAGALAACKLHIPVVHVEAGLRSFNKKMPEEINRIMTDHVSEYLFCPTKTAVKNLENENVDAKIINVGDVMYDAVEYNRQLAETQSRILENQQIKPGSYHLITVHRAENTDDPIKLSNILDAFAQIEEMKVWPLHPRTKNKISEYGLDLSSIPNLKIIEPVGYLDMLKMESNAKKILTDSGGVQKEAYFVQVPCVTMREQTEWVETLEDDANILVGTNTDEIVQAVIKEVEPSYKPYFGSADAAEKIVEQLT from the coding sequence ATGAAATTCATTACGATTTTAGGTGCAAGACCACAATTCATTAAAGCTGCGCCTGTGTCGAGGGAGTTAAGGAAACGGCATACAGAACTCATCGTGCATACAGGCCAGCACTATGATAAAAACATGTCGGATATTTTCTTCGAGGAATTGAATATCCCGAAGCCGGATTACAATTTGGAAATCGGAAGTTCCTCGCATGGAAAGCAGACAGGCCGGATGTTGGAAAAAGTCGAGGACATCCTTCTTACTGAAACACCAGACTATGTTTTGGTTTATGGGGATACGAATTCCACATTAGCTGGGGCACTTGCGGCTTGTAAGTTGCACATCCCTGTCGTTCATGTAGAAGCGGGATTACGCAGCTTTAATAAAAAAATGCCGGAAGAGATCAATCGGATTATGACGGACCATGTTTCGGAGTACTTGTTTTGTCCTACCAAGACAGCAGTGAAGAACTTGGAAAACGAAAATGTGGATGCGAAGATCATCAATGTCGGTGATGTCATGTATGACGCAGTCGAATATAATCGACAGCTTGCGGAAACGCAGTCTCGAATATTGGAAAACCAACAGATCAAACCTGGTTCGTATCATTTGATCACCGTGCATCGAGCTGAAAACACTGATGATCCGATCAAGTTGTCCAATATTTTAGATGCCTTTGCGCAAATAGAAGAAATGAAGGTGTGGCCGCTTCATCCACGAACGAAAAATAAAATTTCGGAGTACGGTCTTGATCTTTCTTCGATCCCGAATTTGAAAATCATCGAGCCAGTCGGTTATCTGGATATGCTAAAGATGGAATCGAATGCGAAAAAGATATTGACTGACTCCGGTGGTGTGCAAAAGGAAGCCTATTTTGTGCAAGTTCCTTGTGTGACGATGCGAGAGCAGACGGAGTGGGTAGAAACGTTAGAAGATGATGCAAACATTTTAGTCGGAACCAATACAGACGAAATCGTGCAAGCAGTGATAAAGGAAGTTGAACCATCCTATAAACCTTATTTCGGTTCAGCAGATGCAGCAGAGAAGATCGTTGAACAACTGACATGA
- a CDS encoding flippase, producing MKARNSFAKNSFITITRQFTSILLGMLLLIVLARFLGPSGQGQYTLVILLPQLLMTFLNLGVNTSTIYYVSRDEIDVDSAVKNNLYIGIFLSFVSILIGMVIALFFSDQFFEEASTTFLLLSLIALPFMFLNIYFQTVFQGLQQFGVFNTILIITQLGTLFFVSLFIIVLDYGLTGAVVAFILGHLITTVSIVYILYAKFGFRYEKGVFNLAYFKKSVLFGLKAHISNVMSFLNYRIDLLLLGYFLNPAAVGVYVTAVNIGERISILSQSLSTVLLPRIASVDDEEDRNRVTSILTRNFLVFVLLLTIGVFFFADWVIDLLFGAQYEKSSGLLKWLIPGVAALSIDRLLSNDIAGRGKPEVNMYVSLFNVLFNVGLNIYLIPIYGVVGAAVATTATYILSLIIKIYLYKKVTSSNYRSFLLIQREDFYLYSNLVKQLKMKMADR from the coding sequence ATGAAGGCTAGGAATAGCTTTGCGAAAAACAGTTTCATCACGATTACACGACAATTCACCAGTATCCTTCTTGGGATGTTGCTATTGATCGTACTCGCAAGATTTCTTGGCCCATCCGGACAAGGTCAGTATACACTCGTTATCTTATTGCCCCAGTTGTTAATGACGTTTTTAAATCTTGGGGTTAATACATCGACGATCTATTATGTGAGCCGTGACGAGATCGATGTTGATTCAGCAGTAAAGAACAATTTATATATTGGTATTTTCTTAAGTTTTGTTTCGATTCTGATCGGAATGGTGATTGCGCTCTTTTTTTCAGATCAATTTTTTGAAGAAGCATCAACAACATTTTTGTTATTAAGCTTGATCGCATTGCCATTCATGTTTTTGAATATCTATTTTCAGACCGTATTCCAGGGATTACAGCAATTCGGTGTGTTCAACACGATATTGATCATTACGCAATTAGGTACTTTGTTTTTTGTTAGCCTATTCATCATTGTGTTGGATTATGGACTCACTGGAGCTGTCGTCGCCTTTATTCTAGGGCATTTGATCACGACAGTTTCAATTGTTTATATACTCTATGCCAAATTCGGCTTCAGGTATGAAAAAGGGGTTTTCAATCTTGCATACTTCAAAAAGTCAGTCTTGTTTGGATTGAAAGCACATATAAGTAACGTGATGTCTTTTTTAAACTATCGAATTGATCTTCTTTTGTTAGGTTACTTTCTGAACCCTGCAGCAGTAGGAGTTTATGTGACAGCCGTCAACATCGGAGAGCGGATCTCGATTTTATCGCAATCACTATCGACGGTCCTGCTTCCCAGGATCGCATCAGTTGATGACGAAGAAGACCGCAATCGCGTTACATCGATACTGACGAGAAACTTTTTAGTCTTTGTGCTGTTGTTGACTATTGGTGTTTTTTTCTTTGCCGATTGGGTGATCGATTTATTATTCGGGGCACAATATGAAAAAAGTTCAGGCCTATTGAAATGGCTCATCCCTGGAGTAGCGGCATTATCGATTGACAGGCTCTTATCAAATGATATCGCCGGACGTGGAAAACCTGAGGTGAACATGTATGTTTCACTCTTCAACGTTTTATTCAACGTCGGTTTGAACATCTATTTGATACCTATTTACGGTGTGGTAGGGGCAGCCGTAGCGACTACGGCAACTTATATTTTAAGCCTTATTATCAAAATCTATTTATATAAGAAAGTGACAAGTTCGAATTATCGCAGTTTCCTTTTGATACAAAGAGAGGATTTCTATCTCTATTCGAATTTAGTCAAGCAATTGAAAATGAAAATGGCTGACAGATAA
- a CDS encoding Gfo/Idh/MocA family protein gives MMNFAIVGCGHIAKKHAEAIKNSEEASLYAVCDTIQEKMAPFFEEYSVKGFLSLDELLEQEDVDVINICTPSGFHADIAVKAAQAGKHIVVEKPIALTLEDANRIIAASKEYGVKLSVVHPNRFRPVIMETRKLMDENKFGKLSHANATVRWNRNQAYYDQAPWRGTRALDGGVLMNQAIHNLDLLIWLMGEVDEVFSMGATRLRNIESEDVSLGVVRFKNGALGVIEAATTIYPRNLEETLSIFGESGTLKIGGTTANLIEHINIEGIDDQVSNELIDRVKSDPFGKPGHQWIIEDMVEAIKNDREPIVTGKDGKNALALVIALYESADSNRPVKLLEESADTNRPIKL, from the coding sequence ATCATGAATTTCGCTATTGTAGGATGCGGGCATATTGCCAAGAAGCACGCGGAAGCTATTAAAAACAGTGAGGAAGCGTCATTGTATGCGGTTTGTGACACTATCCAAGAAAAGATGGCTCCTTTCTTCGAAGAGTACAGCGTAAAAGGATTTTTAAGTTTGGATGAGCTCTTAGAACAAGAAGATGTTGACGTAATCAATATTTGTACGCCAAGCGGGTTTCATGCCGATATTGCGGTCAAAGCCGCTCAAGCTGGTAAGCACATTGTTGTTGAAAAACCAATTGCGCTGACACTGGAGGATGCCAACAGAATTATTGCTGCCAGTAAGGAGTACGGAGTAAAGCTATCCGTTGTGCATCCAAACCGCTTTCGGCCGGTGATCATGGAAACAAGAAAGTTGATGGATGAAAATAAATTCGGGAAATTGAGCCATGCCAATGCAACAGTCCGCTGGAACCGAAACCAGGCCTATTACGACCAGGCGCCATGGCGTGGGACAAGAGCATTGGATGGCGGCGTCCTGATGAACCAGGCGATACACAATCTGGACCTGCTCATATGGCTGATGGGTGAAGTCGATGAAGTGTTCAGTATGGGTGCGACACGGCTCCGTAACATTGAGTCGGAGGATGTTTCCTTAGGTGTCGTCCGCTTCAAGAATGGCGCATTAGGTGTCATTGAAGCAGCGACAACCATTTATCCGAGAAACCTTGAAGAGACACTGAGTATCTTCGGTGAATCTGGAACCCTGAAAATTGGAGGAACGACAGCAAATCTGATCGAGCACATCAATATTGAGGGAATAGATGACCAGGTTTCAAATGAACTTATCGATCGCGTCAAATCAGACCCGTTTGGGAAACCAGGGCATCAATGGATCATTGAAGATATGGTAGAAGCCATCAAGAATGACCGGGAACCGATCGTTACAGGAAAAGACGGAAAGAACGCGTTAGCATTAGTCATTGCTCTTTATGAATCTGCAGACAGTAATCGTCCAGTTAAATTACTTGAAGAGTCTGCTGACACCAATAGACCAATCAAACTATAA
- a CDS encoding NAD-dependent epimerase/dehydratase family protein codes for MKVLITGGAGFIGTYTKDLLKEKGHQVLIVDNLSTGNPDNIEQNDTFYKGDIQNLCDLKGVDGIDVIIHLAAQIQVPVSVQDPMFDMEQNIAGTIKVVEFAKKANVKKVIFASSAAVYGDNEQLPIQEDSILEPMSPYGISKMTAEKYVEILCGMYGIEFVILRYANVFGAKQTAKGEGGVIKIFYDLLAEGKTPKIEGDGNQTRDFIYVEDIARAHYYALDTPSGTYNLSTNTEITINELCRHMIEAMGRNVTPEHIAARKGDIYRSCLDNSKFIKASGWVPVYSVEAGINSMINELDHKGVNES; via the coding sequence ATGAAGGTCTTAATAACAGGCGGGGCAGGCTTCATAGGAACATACACGAAAGATCTTTTGAAGGAAAAAGGGCATCAGGTATTAATCGTGGACAATTTGTCTACAGGCAATCCAGACAATATTGAACAGAATGACACCTTCTATAAAGGTGACATTCAAAACCTTTGTGATCTGAAAGGGGTAGACGGCATAGATGTCATTATCCATCTTGCAGCTCAGATTCAGGTCCCTGTCTCTGTTCAAGACCCGATGTTTGATATGGAACAGAATATTGCTGGAACCATTAAAGTAGTAGAATTCGCGAAAAAAGCGAATGTTAAGAAGGTAATCTTCGCATCATCGGCAGCAGTATACGGTGATAATGAGCAGCTACCGATCCAGGAAGATAGTATTTTAGAACCGATGTCGCCTTATGGAATCTCAAAAATGACGGCTGAAAAGTATGTCGAGATTTTATGCGGCATGTACGGTATCGAATTTGTCATTCTGCGCTATGCCAACGTGTTCGGAGCAAAGCAGACCGCAAAAGGTGAAGGTGGCGTAATCAAGATTTTCTACGACCTTCTTGCTGAAGGGAAAACCCCGAAAATCGAAGGGGACGGCAATCAAACAAGAGACTTCATCTATGTAGAAGATATTGCGCGGGCCCATTACTATGCACTAGACACGCCAAGCGGGACGTATAACCTGAGCACGAACACTGAGATCACGATTAACGAATTATGCAGACACATGATTGAAGCGATGGGGAGAAATGTCACACCTGAGCATATCGCAGCTCGCAAAGGCGACATTTACCGGAGCTGTCTCGATAACTCTAAATTCATAAAAGCTTCTGGATGGGTACCAGTCTATTCCGTTGAAGCTGGAATCAACAGCATGATAAACGAACTTGATCATAAAGGAGTTAACGAATCATGA
- a CDS encoding nucleotide sugar dehydrogenase: MAISEKAILNQSASSLLDKILSKKATIGVVGLGYVGLPLAVEKAKAGYDVIGFDIQKKRTDMVNLGVNYIGDVVDEELVKYTQNGKIKATTDYSLIKEVDAVAICVPTPLDTYQQPDTSYVESSGKEIAKHLHPEMLIVLESTTYPGTTEEVLKPILESTGLVCGEHIFIAYSPERVDPGNKVYNTKNTPKVVGGITPSCTKIAAALYRNVLEGDVHEVSSPSIAEMEKILENTFRHLNIALANEMAILCNKMGIDVWEVINAAATKPYGFMAFYPGPGLGGHCIPIDPFYLTWKAREYNYHTRLIEIAGEINNSMPEFVLERSMQILNKEKKPLNGSRVVVLGVAYKKDIDDVRESPVLEILEKLDEQGADYVVVDPHVKSFKLGEKIIKPVSLSEEVLHEADLVLLTTDHSQFDYKMIGEVSPVIFDTRNALKEYAKPEKYYKL, from the coding sequence ATGGCTATTTCAGAAAAGGCAATTTTAAATCAAAGCGCAAGTTCTCTGTTAGATAAAATCCTCAGTAAAAAAGCTACAATCGGAGTCGTTGGACTTGGGTATGTAGGGCTGCCGCTTGCAGTGGAAAAAGCGAAGGCTGGATATGATGTCATCGGTTTCGATATACAAAAGAAAAGGACAGACATGGTGAACCTTGGTGTGAACTATATCGGAGATGTCGTAGATGAAGAGCTCGTCAAGTATACACAAAACGGGAAAATCAAAGCGACAACGGATTATTCGCTGATCAAGGAAGTGGATGCAGTAGCGATTTGTGTTCCGACACCTCTTGACACTTACCAGCAGCCAGATACTTCTTATGTAGAAAGCTCAGGTAAGGAGATCGCGAAGCATTTGCATCCGGAAATGCTCATTGTTCTCGAAAGTACGACTTATCCGGGCACGACAGAAGAAGTGTTGAAGCCGATTTTAGAAAGTACAGGCTTAGTTTGCGGGGAGCATATTTTCATCGCTTATTCCCCTGAACGTGTCGATCCTGGAAACAAAGTGTATAACACGAAGAACACGCCGAAAGTGGTTGGTGGGATCACACCATCTTGTACAAAGATTGCTGCTGCCCTTTATCGAAATGTGCTTGAAGGAGATGTCCATGAGGTCTCCAGTCCTTCTATAGCCGAAATGGAAAAGATCCTTGAGAACACCTTCAGACACCTGAATATCGCACTGGCCAATGAGATGGCGATTCTTTGTAACAAGATGGGTATCGATGTGTGGGAAGTCATCAATGCCGCAGCTACGAAACCTTATGGGTTCATGGCTTTTTATCCAGGACCGGGACTCGGAGGGCATTGTATACCGATCGATCCATTCTACTTGACATGGAAAGCTCGTGAATACAACTATCACACACGATTGATCGAAATCGCTGGAGAAATCAACAACAGTATGCCTGAATTCGTACTAGAACGTTCGATGCAGATTTTAAATAAAGAGAAAAAGCCGTTGAATGGATCAAGAGTCGTCGTACTAGGAGTCGCCTACAAAAAAGATATTGATGATGTACGTGAATCACCAGTACTAGAGATTCTGGAAAAGCTTGATGAACAGGGTGCGGATTATGTAGTAGTGGATCCACATGTGAAATCGTTCAAGCTCGGGGAAAAAATCATCAAGCCGGTTTCACTATCAGAAGAAGTGCTGCACGAAGCAGATCTTGTTCTTTTGACCACTGACCATAGTCAATTCGATTATAAAATGATTGGCGAAGTTAGTCCTGTCATTTTCGATACACGTAACGCACTAAAGGAATATGCGAAGCCTGAAAAGTACTACAAGTTGTAA